In one Lolium rigidum isolate FL_2022 chromosome 3, APGP_CSIRO_Lrig_0.1, whole genome shotgun sequence genomic region, the following are encoded:
- the LOC124697480 gene encoding pentatricopeptide repeat-containing protein At3g04750, mitochondrial-like, whose product MATAAAAATAARPWDTTVSLRLNHPALVLLERCRGGARPFKAILAHMLRLGLAFETFPMSRLLHFATVAFPEHTREGLLLFEHFTPRPNLYIYNLVLAALCPSQSRSVALYKSILASPSAPDERTFLALLRSVERSSVGKQVHAHVLLNGLHSRVYLRNSLIKMYLDAGDAGTAEAMFRCAPALDTVSCNIMLSGYAKGGFSVKALQLFRGMASRGIGVDQYAAVALLSCCGRLKNTLLGRSVHGAVLRRMGIADRGLILSNALLDMYAKCGEMNTAIRVFAEAWEKDDISWNTIISGFVDAGMLDLARKFFFDAPCRDLISWNVLLAGYARCREFAAVVELFNAMIASCVRPDKVTALTLIYAAIGKGESNPEKSVHGWVVKEYGTQDAFLASALVDMYCKCGNVNLAYAVFEKALDKDVTLWTAMISGLAFHGHGTKALDLFWDMQKEGVAPNGVTLVAVLSACSHAGLLDEGCKIFDTMKQSFNIEPGIEHFGCIVDLLARSGRLSDAVGLARTMPMKPSRSIWGSILSASSACQNTEVAEIASEELLRLEPAEEGGYVLLSNLYAAGGHWNYSDKVRETMERRGVRKAAGASGLAINDAAY is encoded by the coding sequence AtggctaccgccgccgccgccgccaccgcggcgcgCCCCTGGGACACAACCGTCTCGCTGCGTCTCAACCACCCGGCGCTGGTCCTCCTGGAGCGGTGCCGGGGCGGGGCGCGGCCGTTCAAGGCGATCCTCGCCCACATGCTCCGCCTCGGCCTCGCCTTCGAGACCTTCCCCATGAGCCGGCTCCTCCACTTCGCCACCGTCGCCTTCCCGGAGCACACGCGGGAGGGCCTGCTCCTCTTCGAGCACTTCACGCCCCGCCCAAACCTCTACATCTACAACCTGGTGCTCGCGGCGCTCTGCCCCTCGCAGAGCCGCTCGGTCGCTCTCTACAAGTCCATCCTCGCGTCGCCGTCGGCCCCCGACGAGCGGACATTCCTGGCGCTGCTCAGGTCCGTGGAGCGCTCGTCGGTCGGGAAGCAGGTACACGCGCACGTCCTCCTCAACGGATTGCACTCGCGCGTGTACCTACGGAACTCGCTCATCAAGATGTACCTGGACGCCGGCGACGCGGGGACGGCCGAGGCGATGTTCCGGTGTGCGCCGGCGCTGGACACGGTGTCCTGCAACATCATGCTGTCAGGGTACGCCAAGGGAGGGTTCAGCGTCAAGGCGCTGCAGCTTTTCCGTGGTATGGCGTCGAGGGGGATCGGTGTTGATCAGTACGCTGCTGTTGCTCTCCTCTCCTGCTGCGGACGTCTGAAGAACACGCTTCTTGGCAGGTCCGTTCATGGCGCGGTCCTGCGGAGGATGGGCATAGCAGACAGGGGATTGATTTTGAGCAATGCCCTTCTAGACATGTACGCCAAATGTGGTGAGATGAACACTGCCATCAGAGTCTTTGCTGAAGCTTGGGAGAAGGATGACATTTCCTGGAACACCATAATCTCAGGGTTCGTTGATGCTGGCATGTTGGACCTTGCTAGGAAATTTTTCTTTGATGCACCTTGCAGGGATCTAATATCATGGAATGTTCTTCTAGCTGGGTACGCTCGATGCAGAGAATTCGCTGCGGTGGTAGAGCTATTTAATGCCATGATCGCCAGTTGTGTAAGACCTGATAAGGTTACTGCTCTTACTTTGATCTATGCAGCTATAGGCAAAGGGGAATCGAATCCAGAAAAGAGTGTCCATGGTTGGGTGGTTAAAGAATATGGTACTCAAGATGCTTTCTTGGCTTCTGCTCTCGTAGACATGTATTGCAAATGTGGAAATGTCAATTTAGCCTATGCTGTGTTTGAGAAGGCCTTGGATAAAGATGTTACCTTGTGGACAGCGATGATATCAGGCCTTGCATTTCACGGCCATGGAACCAAAGCATTGGACCTGTTTTGGGATATGCAAAAGGAGGGTGTAGCACCTAATGGCGTGACCTTGGTTGCTGTTCTGAGTGCATGTAGTCATGCTGGTCTGCTAGATGAAGGGTGTAAGATTTTTGATACTATGAAACAAAGCTTCAACATTGAACCAGGAATAGAACACTTTGGCTGTATTGTTGATCTCCTTGCACGATCAGGTAGGCTGTCTGATGCAGTAGGACTGGCTAGGACTATGCCAATGAAGCCAAGTCGCTCTATATGGGGTTCCATTTTAAGTGCAAGTTCAGCTTGTCAGAATACTGAAGTTGCAGAGATCGCTTCGGAAGAACTCCTTCGTCTTGAACCCGCTGAAGAGGGTGGGTATGTTTTGCTTTCTAACCTGTATGCTGCTGGTGGTCACTGGAACTACAGTGACAAAGTGAGGGAGACTATGGAAAGAAGAGGCGTGAGAAAAGCAGCAGGTGCTAGTGGTTTGGCTATTAATGATGCCGCCTATTAA